One Streptomyces sp. L2 genomic window carries:
- a CDS encoding DoxX family protein, with translation MEALERSREPVIGLFRVVVGLLFACHGAAALFGVLGGPHGAEPAFAAWPGWWAAVIQLLGGALVLCGLGTRAAALLCSGSMAYAYFDVHQRHAVMPIQNGGEAAVMFCWSFLLIAALGPGRWALASLLPSPRRPARVPAAAVTAAAAPTDPSASVRADT, from the coding sequence ATGGAAGCGCTCGAACGAAGCAGAGAGCCCGTCATCGGGCTGTTCCGTGTCGTCGTTGGGCTGCTGTTCGCCTGCCACGGGGCCGCCGCCCTGTTCGGCGTGCTGGGCGGCCCGCACGGCGCCGAGCCCGCGTTCGCCGCCTGGCCCGGCTGGTGGGCCGCGGTCATCCAGCTGCTCGGCGGCGCCCTGGTCCTGTGCGGCCTCGGAACCCGCGCGGCAGCCCTCCTGTGCTCCGGATCCATGGCGTACGCCTACTTCGACGTGCACCAGCGGCACGCGGTCATGCCCATCCAGAACGGCGGCGAGGCGGCGGTGATGTTCTGCTGGTCCTTCCTGCTCATCGCCGCCCTCGGCCCGGGCCGCTGGGCCCTCGCCTCCCTCCTCCCCTCCCCCCGCCGCCCGGCCCGCGTCCCGGCCGCGGCAGTAACAGCGGCAGCGGCGCCCACGGATCCGTCGGCGTCCGTGCGGGCGGACACCTGA
- a CDS encoding AAA domain-containing protein produces the protein MTKADLGAAPANIQIRKDDSANWAALAERLEAAGGQDSAVDADHAGWLVGRGTPRTGRAENPGQWVANWAGLQLNPRQRDAVAQALASEVLFLWGPPGTGKTDVVGHIVEGSFRQGLKVLFLAPTNVAVDQALERMCSLLEHEEGFAEGIVQRAGSIVLPSLRSRYGDQVDPARIAALLVESIDRQISTATDQLKGARAALALHDRIRDLESDLATGTEEMAGADRDHAAAAKMVAAADTLAAQLRRKMEKVGPPTGFLAERRTAKLSDLWSALAHEEDEAKRARADVARAARRRTAGEKQAAEARRALPAACAAVEGIPPRQIVAESAASLQEQLDELGRRRKQIQDEVRSHCRVLGATVAKAVQSRKLLDEVDVVVIDEAGMVNLPSAWFAAGLARKRVVVAGDFRQLPAVTKGDGDREASEEERTHSREWTARDAFHAAGLVDPSGRVRQDPRLVALDTQYRMREPICAVVNEVAYPDAPLRTGRGNTSRLPFAPLIDSPVILIDTSGRRIPGGGRKPHMTNAVHAAVIHELVRGLQYEGVLPGRKWQEVPEGERATDRLAVISPYREQVKALKSSLAHRFGEDYDGLVDTVHRFQGSQRPVVLLDTVAGAGKDPGFFYSGTGLSSQTCRLLNVALSRAQDHLVVVADVAFLRQHLAPHSEALAMVDHLEAHAQTISADQLIPIRDAGQLATLSEEELARPAFFEHSEVLEAVAWDVERAQRSIELYSAFMDAPPVRRWARMLGPKAAEGLEITVFTRPSEEQQEPSRVARHRELVGELEAVGCRVEFRDRMHEKVLILDGSVLWHGSKNLLANIGPTDLMMRYTDPASCDRVRRLMERTRMERPARGLWRPAREIAPASEMPAQRAEAPDGKVYPGLVRDGRLYLDVPFEQKDEAKRLLRAQWDREARRWWVDADRITREQAARWLP, from the coding sequence GTGACGAAGGCCGATCTCGGGGCGGCGCCCGCGAACATTCAGATCCGCAAGGACGACTCCGCGAACTGGGCCGCGCTGGCCGAGCGCCTGGAGGCGGCCGGCGGCCAGGACAGCGCTGTCGATGCGGACCACGCGGGCTGGCTGGTCGGCCGGGGTACCCCGCGCACCGGCCGTGCCGAGAACCCGGGGCAGTGGGTGGCGAACTGGGCGGGGCTCCAGCTGAACCCACGTCAGCGCGACGCCGTCGCACAGGCCCTCGCCAGTGAGGTGCTGTTCCTGTGGGGACCGCCCGGCACGGGGAAGACGGACGTCGTCGGTCACATCGTCGAGGGCAGTTTCCGCCAAGGACTCAAGGTCCTGTTTCTCGCCCCCACGAACGTCGCGGTGGACCAGGCTCTGGAGCGGATGTGCTCCCTGTTGGAGCACGAGGAGGGCTTCGCCGAGGGGATCGTCCAGAGGGCAGGGAGCATCGTCCTGCCGTCGCTGCGCAGCCGCTACGGAGACCAGGTCGACCCGGCCCGGATTGCCGCCCTGCTTGTGGAGAGCATCGACCGACAGATCAGCACGGCGACCGACCAGCTCAAGGGCGCGAGGGCGGCGCTGGCCTTGCACGACCGGATCCGGGACCTGGAGTCGGATCTGGCCACCGGTACAGAGGAGATGGCGGGGGCAGACCGTGACCACGCCGCGGCGGCGAAGATGGTCGCGGCCGCGGACACCCTGGCCGCGCAGCTGCGGCGGAAGATGGAGAAAGTGGGGCCACCGACCGGATTCCTCGCGGAGCGCAGAACGGCGAAACTGAGCGACCTCTGGTCCGCCCTGGCGCACGAGGAGGACGAGGCGAAGCGGGCCAGGGCGGACGTGGCGCGCGCGGCCCGGCGCCGCACGGCGGGCGAGAAGCAGGCGGCCGAGGCCCGCCGAGCCCTCCCCGCGGCCTGTGCCGCAGTTGAAGGGATCCCGCCCAGGCAGATCGTCGCCGAGTCCGCTGCCTCGCTTCAGGAGCAACTTGACGAACTCGGGCGGAGACGCAAGCAGATCCAGGACGAGGTTCGCTCCCACTGCCGGGTGCTCGGAGCGACCGTGGCCAAGGCTGTCCAGTCGAGGAAACTGCTTGACGAAGTCGATGTCGTGGTGATCGATGAGGCCGGGATGGTCAACCTGCCATCGGCCTGGTTCGCTGCCGGTCTCGCCCGTAAGCGGGTGGTCGTCGCGGGAGACTTCCGACAGTTGCCCGCAGTGACCAAGGGCGACGGTGACCGGGAGGCGAGCGAAGAGGAGCGCACCCACTCCCGCGAGTGGACCGCTCGGGACGCCTTCCACGCCGCCGGGCTGGTCGACCCTTCCGGTCGGGTGCGCCAGGACCCTCGCTTGGTGGCGCTCGACACCCAGTACCGGATGCGGGAGCCGATCTGCGCGGTCGTCAACGAAGTGGCGTATCCGGACGCGCCGCTCAGGACCGGGCGCGGGAACACCAGCCGCCTGCCGTTCGCCCCGCTCATCGACTCCCCGGTGATCCTGATCGACACGTCCGGCCGCCGAATCCCCGGTGGCGGCCGCAAGCCCCACATGACGAACGCCGTCCACGCCGCGGTCATCCACGAGCTGGTCCGAGGGCTCCAGTACGAGGGAGTTCTGCCCGGACGCAAGTGGCAGGAGGTGCCCGAAGGGGAACGGGCGACCGACCGGCTCGCCGTCATCTCCCCGTACCGGGAGCAGGTCAAGGCCCTGAAGAGCAGCCTGGCCCACCGGTTCGGGGAGGACTACGACGGCCTGGTCGACACCGTCCACCGGTTCCAGGGCAGTCAGCGTCCCGTCGTGCTCCTCGACACGGTGGCGGGCGCCGGCAAGGATCCCGGATTCTTCTACAGCGGAACGGGACTGTCATCGCAGACCTGCCGCCTCCTGAACGTCGCTCTCAGCCGGGCCCAGGACCACCTGGTCGTCGTGGCGGACGTCGCCTTCCTGCGCCAGCACCTGGCCCCGCACAGTGAGGCACTGGCGATGGTCGACCATCTGGAGGCGCACGCGCAGACCATCTCCGCCGACCAGCTGATCCCGATCCGCGACGCGGGCCAGCTGGCCACCCTGTCGGAGGAGGAACTGGCGCGACCGGCGTTCTTCGAGCACAGCGAGGTCTTGGAGGCGGTGGCATGGGATGTGGAGCGAGCACAGCGCAGCATCGAGCTGTACTCGGCGTTCATGGACGCACCTCCCGTCCGCCGGTGGGCGCGGATGCTCGGTCCAAAGGCGGCTGAGGGGCTTGAGATCACGGTCTTCACCCGCCCGTCGGAGGAGCAGCAGGAGCCCTCGCGCGTGGCGCGGCACAGGGAGCTGGTCGGGGAGCTGGAGGCCGTCGGCTGTCGGGTCGAGTTCCGCGATCGTATGCACGAGAAGGTCCTCATCCTGGACGGCTCGGTTCTGTGGCACGGCTCGAAGAACCTGCTCGCGAACATCGGGCCGACGGACCTGATGATGCGTTACACGGACCCTGCCTCCTGCGACCGTGTACGGCGGCTTATGGAGCGCACCCGCATGGAACGCCCGGCACGAGGGCTGTGGCGTCCCGCCAGGGAGATCGCTCCAGCGTCCGAGATGCCTGCCCAGCGAGCCGAGGCGCCGGACGGCAAGGTGTACCCGGGGCTTGTGCGGGATGGTCGTCTGTACCTCGACGTCCCGTTCGAGCAGAAGGACGAGGCCAAGCGCCTGCTCAGGGCCCAGTGGGACCGGGAGGCCCGGCGCTGGTGGGTCGACGCGGACCGGATCACCCGGGAACAGGCGGCGCGCTGGCTGCCGTAG
- a CDS encoding zinc-binding dehydrogenase has translation MRAAVLTEFGAPLTVRERADPRARGGEAVVEVLAAAVPPYADEVFGGRRNYPLEPPVVPGIGGVGRVVHVGPDATRVRAGDLVWCDCTVRARDDALTPDITLQGWSSRGDGGARLARHLPDGAFAELMRVPTENVYPLPPRAASDLARWSSLGVYVIPYGGLRAGGLEAGETLLVSGATGNLGSAAVAVALAMGAGRVVAPGRDRGVLGLLADRFGPRVRPVELTGDEDADRAAMSAAAEGPIDMVIDLLPPAAPSSVARAAAMTVREFGRVVLMGGVGMLGGADLSLPYPWLMRNSVTVRGRWMYPRPANTGMIRLIASGALDLGPDRIRTFPLDAVNEAVAYAAAHGGPYERTVLTPAAG, from the coding sequence ATGCGAGCAGCAGTCCTGACGGAGTTCGGCGCACCGCTCACCGTGCGGGAGAGGGCCGACCCCCGGGCCCGTGGCGGCGAGGCGGTGGTCGAGGTGCTCGCCGCCGCTGTCCCGCCGTACGCGGACGAGGTCTTCGGCGGTCGGCGCAACTATCCGCTCGAACCCCCGGTGGTCCCCGGCATCGGCGGTGTGGGGCGCGTCGTCCACGTCGGCCCGGACGCCACCCGGGTGCGCGCCGGTGACCTGGTCTGGTGCGACTGCACCGTCCGCGCGCGTGACGACGCGCTGACCCCCGACATCACGCTGCAGGGCTGGAGTTCCCGCGGCGACGGCGGCGCCCGGCTGGCCCGGCACCTGCCGGACGGCGCGTTCGCCGAACTCATGCGTGTCCCGACCGAGAACGTCTATCCGCTCCCGCCGCGGGCCGCGTCCGACCTCGCCCGCTGGTCGTCGCTCGGCGTGTACGTCATCCCCTACGGCGGACTGCGGGCGGGCGGACTCGAAGCGGGGGAGACGCTGCTCGTCAGCGGGGCCACCGGCAACCTCGGCAGCGCGGCGGTGGCCGTGGCCCTCGCCATGGGCGCCGGACGCGTGGTCGCACCGGGCCGCGACCGCGGCGTGCTCGGCCTCCTCGCCGACCGGTTCGGCCCGCGCGTGCGCCCGGTCGAGCTGACCGGCGACGAGGACGCGGACCGCGCGGCCATGTCCGCTGCCGCGGAGGGCCCGATCGACATGGTGATCGACCTGCTCCCGCCCGCCGCGCCCAGCTCGGTGGCGCGGGCGGCGGCCATGACCGTCCGCGAGTTCGGCCGCGTCGTCCTCATGGGCGGTGTCGGCATGCTCGGCGGCGCGGACCTGTCCCTTCCCTACCCGTGGCTCATGCGCAACTCGGTGACCGTGCGCGGCCGGTGGATGTACCCGCGCCCGGCGAACACCGGCATGATCCGGCTGATCGCGTCCGGTGCGCTCGACCTCGGTCCCGACCGGATCCGGACCTTCCCCCTCGACGCCGTCAACGAGGCCGTCGCGTACGCGGCCGCGCACGGAGGGCCGTACGAGCGCACCGTCCTGACCCCGGCCGCCGGCTGA
- a CDS encoding LysR family transcriptional regulator, with the protein MDFSSASLRVLRQVAESGSFTAAAARLGYTQSAISRQAAALERSAGKALFERRPDGVRLTPAGQTLLRHARAILDAVEAAEQELTGPTTPGEVVRLGLFPSAGAVLLPGVLTRLAAAGPHLTVTTREGTTPRLLRALRAGSIDLAVLSSRPPHRPSDGESPRLRVETVEDTELLVAARTNGPLAGRTAVHVDELVDAPWISAPASSTEPLLGVWPGLPGRPRVVHTTGDWLTKLQLVTAGFGVTTVPARMRPVLPPGVSLLRVDGAPPEIRRILLARLPGRPAPGIVTVSRAITSRDEGAPTHPA; encoded by the coding sequence ATGGACTTCTCCAGCGCCTCCCTCCGGGTTCTGCGGCAGGTCGCCGAATCGGGGAGCTTCACCGCGGCGGCCGCCCGGCTCGGCTACACGCAGTCGGCGATCTCACGCCAGGCGGCGGCTCTCGAACGGAGCGCGGGCAAGGCCCTGTTCGAGCGCCGTCCCGACGGGGTGCGGCTCACTCCCGCCGGCCAGACCCTGCTGCGGCACGCCCGCGCGATCCTGGACGCGGTCGAGGCCGCCGAGCAGGAACTCACCGGCCCGACGACGCCTGGGGAGGTGGTGCGGCTGGGACTGTTCCCCAGCGCGGGGGCCGTGCTCCTGCCCGGTGTGCTCACGCGGCTCGCGGCGGCCGGCCCGCACCTCACGGTCACGACGCGTGAGGGCACCACGCCCCGCCTGCTCCGGGCCCTGCGGGCAGGATCGATCGACCTCGCCGTGCTGTCGTCCCGCCCGCCGCACCGGCCGTCGGACGGCGAATCACCCCGGCTGCGCGTCGAGACGGTCGAGGACACCGAACTGCTCGTGGCCGCGCGGACGAACGGCCCGCTCGCCGGCCGCACCGCCGTCCACGTCGACGAACTCGTCGACGCGCCCTGGATCTCCGCCCCGGCATCGAGTACGGAACCCCTGCTCGGCGTATGGCCCGGCCTGCCCGGACGGCCCCGGGTCGTCCACACGACGGGCGACTGGCTGACAAAGCTCCAACTGGTCACCGCGGGCTTCGGCGTGACGACCGTCCCGGCCCGCATGCGGCCGGTCCTGCCCCCCGGCGTGTCGCTGCTGCGCGTGGACGGAGCGCCCCCCGAGATCCGCCGCATCCTCCTGGCCCGGCTCCCGGGCCGGCCGGCACCGGGAATCGTCACGGTCAGCCGGGCGATCACGAGTCGCGATGAGGGAGCGCCGACGCACCCCGCCTGA
- a CDS encoding TRAM domain-containing protein: MQAEPKKSLVGDEYEVEIGPVAHGGHCIARTAEGQVLFVRHALPGERVRARVTEGEEGARFLRADAVEILDASKDRIEAPCPFAGPGRCGGCDWQHAKPGAQRRLKGEVIAEQLQRLAGLTPEEAGWDGTVMPAEGDKLPAGQVPQWRTRVQYAVDAEGHAGLRRHRSHEVERIDHCMIAAAGVSELGIEKRDWTGMESVEAIAATGSQDRQVILTPRPGARLPLVELDRPVSVLRVGEKDGGVHRVHGRPFVRERADDHTYRVGNGGFWQVHPKAADTLVTAVMQGLLPRKGETALDLYCGVGLFAGALADRLGEQGAVLGIESGKRSVEDARHNLADFPRVRIEQGKVESVLPRTGITEADLIVLDPPRAGAGRTTVAHLTALGARRIAYVACDPAALARDLAYFRDGGYRVRTLRAFDLFPMTHHVECVAVLEPVTKGV, translated from the coding sequence ATGCAGGCAGAACCGAAGAAGTCGCTGGTCGGGGACGAGTACGAGGTCGAGATCGGCCCGGTGGCGCACGGCGGCCACTGCATCGCCCGCACCGCCGAGGGCCAGGTGCTGTTCGTCCGGCACGCGCTACCGGGGGAGCGGGTACGGGCCCGGGTGACCGAGGGCGAGGAGGGTGCCCGCTTCCTGCGGGCCGACGCGGTGGAGATCCTCGACGCCTCCAAGGACCGTATCGAGGCCCCCTGCCCCTTCGCCGGGCCCGGCCGATGCGGCGGCTGCGACTGGCAGCACGCCAAGCCGGGCGCCCAGCGCCGGCTCAAGGGAGAGGTGATCGCCGAGCAGCTCCAGCGCCTCGCGGGCCTCACCCCCGAGGAGGCCGGCTGGGACGGCACGGTGATGCCGGCCGAGGGCGACAAGCTGCCCGCGGGACAGGTCCCGCAGTGGCGCACCCGCGTTCAGTACGCCGTCGACGCCGAGGGCCACGCCGGTCTGCGCCGCCACCGTTCGCACGAGGTCGAGCGGATCGACCATTGCATGATCGCGGCGGCCGGGGTCAGTGAACTGGGCATCGAGAAGCGCGACTGGACCGGCATGGAGTCGGTGGAGGCGATCGCGGCGACGGGCTCGCAGGACCGCCAGGTGATCCTGACGCCCCGCCCGGGCGCCCGCCTCCCGCTCGTCGAACTCGACAGGCCCGTCTCCGTCCTCCGGGTCGGCGAGAAGGACGGCGGAGTCCACCGCGTCCACGGCCGCCCCTTCGTCCGCGAGCGCGCCGACGACCACACATACCGCGTCGGCAACGGCGGCTTCTGGCAGGTCCACCCGAAGGCCGCCGACACCCTGGTGACGGCCGTCATGCAGGGCCTGCTGCCCCGCAAGGGCGAGACCGCCCTCGACCTCTACTGCGGGGTCGGCCTCTTCGCCGGCGCCCTCGCCGACCGCCTCGGCGAGCAGGGCGCGGTCCTCGGCATCGAGTCCGGCAAGCGGTCGGTGGAGGACGCGCGGCACAACCTCGCCGACTTCCCGCGCGTCCGCATCGAACAGGGCAAGGTCGAGTCGGTCCTCCCGCGCACCGGCATCACCGAGGCCGACCTCATCGTCCTCGACCCGCCCCGGGCCGGCGCGGGCCGCACCACGGTCGCTCACCTCACCGCCCTCGGCGCCCGCCGCATCGCCTACGTCGCCTGCGACCCCGCGGCCCTCGCCCGCGACCTGGCGTACTTCCGCGACGGCGGCTACCGGGTCCGCACCCTCCGCGCGTTCGACCTGTTCCCGATGACGCACCACGTGGAGTGTGTTGCTGTGCTAGAGCCAGTGACGAAGGGCGTCTGA
- a CDS encoding glycosyl hydrolase family 18 protein, with protein MFHRRRSPREIRERRSGFLRERRGWSLPGRRSGSLQVRNTRTWRRIAVLAAALILPLAALTGLAAPAQAAGTLTATFSTQDNGSWWKGAYVVHNSGTAAVSGWTLEFDLPAGVSVTGHYNGDATVSGRHVTVHNAFYNASVPAGGSTEPYSYWFIANGPIGAPTGCTVNGDKCDGTPDVPPTAPGTPKATAVTAHSVALSWAAAQPGDHAVASYEVLSGSDTVATTSGTSATVTGLTPATGYTFTVRAVDTRGNTGPASAPLTVQTVDPSTDPTPPTVPGNLHSTGKTSSSVSLAWDRSTDNVAVAAYDVYRGGTLVKSVGADTTSATVDGLSPATTYTFTVKARDTADNPSAASTPVSVTTDDVAGTGKQLKVGYFVQWGIYGRQYFVKNLDTSGAAAKLDVVNYAFENLDSKNLTCQAGVTKGTTTDPEDPDQGTDAGDADADYARPMSAAQSVDGVADDGWGKLRGNLNQLRKLKAKYPHLKVLASIGGWTYSKFFSDAAATPESRAKFVKSCIDVWIKGNLPVYSGAGGPGTAAGIFDGFDIDWEWPGSEGHPGNHYGTQDKDNLTALLAEFRKQLDALGGEHKLLTAFTPADPAKIAAGWDLTRIFDSLDYADVQGYDFHGAGSDNSWEPKRTGDGSNLYTDAQDPYPVHFSIENAIKAYLDAGVNPRKLTVGFPFYGRGWQSVTDGGAAGEWQDANGAAPGQFDTEAGTRGYDNLITSFPSMTVHHDEQSVSTFGYTGPGGQWWTFDDAWSIGKKTAWIKSKGLLGGFVWEMSGDTPNGALMTALDDGLS; from the coding sequence ATGTTCCACAGGCGCAGATCACCTCGGGAGATTCGAGAGAGAAGAAGCGGGTTCCTTCGGGAAAGAAGGGGCTGGTCACTTCCGGGAAGGAGAAGCGGGTCCCTTCAGGTAAGAAACACGCGGACGTGGCGGCGGATCGCCGTCCTCGCCGCCGCGCTGATCCTCCCCCTCGCGGCGCTCACCGGCCTCGCGGCACCCGCCCAGGCCGCCGGAACGCTGACGGCGACCTTCAGCACCCAGGACAACGGCTCCTGGTGGAAGGGCGCGTACGTCGTCCACAACAGCGGCACGGCCGCGGTCAGCGGCTGGACCCTGGAGTTCGACCTGCCCGCCGGGGTCTCCGTCACCGGGCACTACAACGGCGACGCCACCGTCTCCGGGCGTCATGTGACCGTCCACAACGCCTTCTACAACGCGAGCGTCCCGGCCGGCGGCAGCACCGAGCCGTACAGCTACTGGTTCATCGCGAACGGGCCGATCGGCGCTCCGACGGGCTGCACCGTCAACGGCGACAAGTGCGACGGCACGCCCGACGTCCCGCCCACCGCCCCCGGAACGCCCAAGGCGACCGCGGTCACCGCGCACTCGGTCGCGCTGAGCTGGGCCGCCGCCCAGCCCGGCGACCACGCGGTGGCGTCGTACGAGGTGCTCAGCGGCTCGGACACCGTCGCCACCACGAGCGGCACCTCGGCCACGGTCACCGGGCTGACCCCGGCGACGGGATACACCTTCACCGTGCGGGCCGTGGACACGCGCGGGAACACCGGTCCGGCCAGCGCCCCGCTGACCGTGCAGACGGTGGACCCGTCGACGGACCCCACGCCGCCGACCGTGCCGGGCAACCTCCACTCCACCGGCAAGACCTCCTCCAGCGTCAGCCTGGCCTGGGACAGGTCCACCGACAACGTCGCGGTCGCCGCCTACGACGTCTACCGCGGCGGCACGCTCGTGAAGTCCGTCGGCGCGGACACCACGTCGGCCACGGTGGACGGGCTCTCCCCGGCCACCACCTACACCTTCACCGTCAAGGCCCGCGACACCGCCGACAACCCGTCGGCCGCCTCCACGCCCGTGAGCGTCACGACCGACGACGTCGCCGGGACGGGCAAGCAGCTCAAGGTCGGCTACTTCGTGCAGTGGGGCATCTACGGCCGCCAGTACTTCGTGAAGAACCTCGACACCTCCGGCGCCGCGGCCAAGCTGGACGTCGTCAACTACGCCTTCGAGAACCTGGATTCGAAGAACCTCACCTGCCAGGCGGGCGTGACCAAGGGCACCACCACCGACCCGGAGGACCCCGACCAGGGCACCGACGCGGGTGACGCGGACGCCGACTACGCGCGCCCGATGTCCGCCGCCCAGTCGGTCGACGGGGTCGCCGACGACGGCTGGGGCAAACTCCGCGGCAACCTGAACCAGTTGAGGAAACTCAAGGCCAAGTACCCGCACCTGAAGGTGCTGGCGTCGATCGGCGGCTGGACGTACTCGAAGTTCTTCTCCGACGCCGCCGCCACGCCGGAGTCCCGGGCGAAGTTCGTCAAGTCCTGCATCGACGTGTGGATCAAGGGCAACCTGCCCGTCTACAGCGGCGCGGGCGGGCCCGGCACCGCGGCCGGCATCTTCGACGGCTTCGACATCGACTGGGAGTGGCCGGGCTCGGAGGGCCACCCCGGCAACCACTACGGCACGCAGGACAAGGACAACCTGACCGCCCTGCTCGCCGAGTTCCGCAAGCAGCTCGACGCGCTCGGCGGCGAGCACAAGCTGCTGACCGCCTTCACGCCGGCCGACCCGGCCAAGATCGCGGCCGGCTGGGACCTGACCCGGATCTTCGACTCACTGGACTACGCCGACGTGCAGGGGTACGACTTCCACGGCGCCGGGAGCGACAACTCCTGGGAGCCGAAGCGCACGGGAGACGGCTCCAACCTCTACACCGACGCGCAGGACCCCTACCCCGTCCACTTCAGCATCGAGAACGCGATCAAGGCGTACCTGGACGCGGGGGTCAACCCGCGCAAGCTGACGGTGGGCTTCCCGTTCTACGGCCGCGGATGGCAGTCCGTCACGGACGGCGGCGCGGCCGGCGAATGGCAGGACGCGAACGGGGCCGCACCCGGCCAGTTCGACACCGAGGCCGGGACCCGCGGCTACGACAACCTGATCACCAGCTTCCCGTCCATGACCGTCCACCACGACGAGCAGTCGGTGTCGACGTTCGGCTACACCGGCCCCGGCGGCCAGTGGTGGACCTTCGACGACGCCTGGTCGATCGGGAAGAAGACGGCCTGGATCAAGTCCAAGGGCCTCCTGGGCGGCTTCGTCTGGGAGATGTCCGGCGACACCCCGAACGGCGCGCTGATGACCGCGCTCGACGACGGGCTGTCGTGA
- a CDS encoding TetR/AcrR family transcriptional regulator, translating into MSRKTPEGSTSEARARLLGTAVRIFYAEGIHSVGVDRIIEEAKVTRATLYRHFSGKEDLVLAYLQQADQGIRAQLSAAQDGVRSPDDKVRAVARAIAEGIRSEGFRGCAFLNAAAEYPDPAHPIHQAVLAHRQWFLGMVTDLLAQVGDAPAEAAGRHFVMLRDGAMAAGCLSDPALITETFVEGVEGIVRVRSAGPGSRAVRSVPR; encoded by the coding sequence ATGAGCCGGAAGACACCAGAGGGCAGCACGTCCGAGGCCCGAGCGCGGCTGCTCGGCACGGCCGTCAGGATTTTCTACGCGGAGGGGATCCACTCCGTCGGCGTCGATCGGATCATCGAGGAAGCGAAGGTGACCCGGGCGACCCTGTACCGCCACTTCTCCGGCAAGGAGGACCTCGTCCTCGCCTACCTCCAGCAGGCCGACCAGGGCATCCGGGCGCAGCTGTCGGCCGCCCAGGACGGTGTGCGGAGTCCGGACGACAAGGTGCGCGCGGTCGCCCGCGCGATCGCCGAGGGCATCCGGTCGGAGGGCTTCCGCGGCTGCGCCTTCCTCAACGCCGCGGCCGAGTATCCCGATCCGGCGCACCCGATCCACCAGGCCGTTCTCGCGCACCGGCAGTGGTTCCTCGGTATGGTCACGGACCTGCTGGCGCAGGTCGGAGACGCGCCCGCCGAGGCGGCGGGGCGGCACTTCGTCATGCTCCGGGACGGAGCCATGGCCGCGGGATGCCTCTCCGATCCCGCACTGATCACCGAGACGTTCGTCGAGGGCGTCGAGGGGATCGTGCGGGTGCGTTCCGCGGGCCCGGGCAGCCGCGCGGTGCGGTCCGTTCCGCGCTGA